A stretch of DNA from Dokdonia sp. PRO95:
CTTGTAAGTATAGTTTGTGAAAGTAGCTTGCTATCTAAGATTTCCACTCGAGAAAAGCGTATTTAAGACCTACTCCAAGTACTTCTCGTACCTGTAAACCGCTTACTGCATTTTCATCATAAATGAGTTGTAATGCAAGATTTGTAGTAACATATTTATTTACTTGCATGGCAACATTGAGTGTGTAATCTAAATCGACATTCTTTACTTTTTCCAGGTAATCTGCATAAAGGTTGAGGGTGTTCTCAAATACGACATTTTCAAACAGCTCTTCTTTATAATAGACACTTAGTGATGAACCTAATTCAAAACGAGTATTTTCATTTGCTTCAACACCAAAAAATGGTTCGTAAGCTGCTACGGCTTCAGGGTCGCTCTCATCAACTCTCGTAAACTTAGAATGCACAAAAATAAGTCTAGACGTAGCGGGTGCTAGGTTTATTGTAAAGTCATTGCTTTTTTTCCAAAGAATACCAGGCCCTGCTTGAATGTAAGCTGGAGAAAAGGCATCTGTTATCTCTCTTCTGTCTTGTACGGTGTTGATAATTTCTCCCTCTTCATCAAGCACATTGCGGTCAAAAAATTCATAACCAGGTGCCATTTGTGTTCTAAAGTTAAACACGCCAGAATAGTACCAGTTTGATTTATTGATTCTACTACCCACAAGGCTGTTTAACTCGAGTCTGTCTGTTGTTTTACGTACAAATTTTTGATCTTTTGTGGCAGCAAGACCAAGTATAGAGGTAAGTCTGGTGTCCCATGCAAGTTTATTGCGTTTATAATTGAGATCCCAGCTTATATTAAAGTTACCTGCGATGTTAGAGGTACCTCCACCTTGCCATTCTTTATTAAAGGCGCTTTGGCTAAAAAGTAATTCGGCAAGTCCTTTACTTTTCCATCCATCAGGAAGAGAATCTTTTTTCTTAGTCTTCGTTTGGGCGACTAGAATACTACTTGTAGCTAGTAGTATTATAAAAAGATATGTTCTCATAGGGACTTGCTTAAAAATTAAGAAAGTAAATATACACAGGGAGTCTGTGGATGTCAAGACAATTTTTAAGCGCGCTTCTTAAATAGAGGAACGGTAGAGCATGCTTCTCCAAACATAAGGCTACGTACCACAGGTTGAAGTTTTTCTATAAGCAGTAAATATGCGTTAGGAGGTACTGGTTTATTTGAGCATCCTTTTACGATTAAAGGTACGCCTTGATAAGGTGTTGTGTCAAGATTTGCAATAGCCGTTGTGTAAAGAACAGTTTCTAGAAGCTCTAAAGAGCCCACGATCGTCTTTTGTGCAATATCTTGTAGCTGAGTAGAAACAAGCATATAGGCCCATGCTGGAACAATAGCGTCTGTACTGCAATGTAACGCTACAAACGAGCCTTTATATTGCTGCCAGTCGTGATTTTTTATGCTTTCGCGAAACTGAGTTTCACGTAAAATAAAACCTTGGTCTAGCCATTCAGAAATGTCTAGTGTTTCTCTCTTCCCTTTAGGATATAAATCTTCCAAATCAAAGGTGATGAGTTTACTTCCAGCGACTCTATTGATAATTTCTTCTGCCATAATCATGTAATTAAAAAGTGATGATGCGTTTTAATCCATAAGCTTAAAACGCATCATAATACTTTTATAACATTCCTAATTCTAGTTTTGCTTCTTCACTCATGAGGTCTTGTGTCCATGGTGGGTCAAAAGTGATTTCCACTTCGCAATCTTTTACTTCTTTGAGAGATTTTACTTTCTCTTCTACCTCAAGTGGTAGTGTTTCGGCTACTGGGCAGTTAGGTGTAGTAAGTGTCATAAGGATTTTGGTATCCATGTCTTCGTTTACAAAAACATCGTAAATCAATCCTAACTCATAAATATCTACAGGAATTTCTGGATCGTAAATGGTTTTTAGTACTCGTACAATCTTATCTCCTAACTCTTCTGTGTTTACTTCCATATGTATTGTGGTACTGCAATGCAGTCTCTTTTATTTAGTTAATAATGGTGAATTACATCACATTTTCGCGCAAGCGTAATTGATAATTTAATTCAGTTGTGTTTGATAAGCTACAGCATATAGCTTTATCTGCTTGATCATGCTCACAAGCCCGTTTGCACGGGTAGGAGAGAGGTGGTCTTTAAGTCCTATCTCGTCTATAAACGAAGTGTCTGCATCTATAATTGCTTGTGGTGGTTGCCCAGAAAAAGCACGTATAAGTATCGCTATGATTCCTTTTGTGATAATCGCATCACTATCTGCAGTAAAGGCAATCTCACCGTCTTTCATATCTGCATGTACCCATACTTTGCTCTGGCAGCCTTTTATGATGTAATCATCAGTTTTAAACTGATCATCAATCATAGGAAGTGATTTTCCTAAGTCTATCATATACTCATAACGTTGCATCCAGTCTTCAAACATGCTGAACTCATCAACGATTTCATCTTGTATTTCTTGTATACTTGCCATAATTATATTGCTGTTGATGTTGCTTTAAAAAGTACTTGGTCTTTGTTATATAAAGTAAGTGTTCCGTTTTTGAGAGTGTATCTATTTACCTTTAGGAGATTTTGGAAAATTTTTTTCTCTAAATCCATAGCCTCCGCAGGACATGCTTTTTTAGTAGATAACGGATCTGTAATATCTAATTTATCCTTTGTGAGTGTAAACGCTGCATTATAAGAATTACATCCAGAAAAACCAGTTATTCTCCTTTTTTGATTTTCTATGTTAAAGGTGATTCCTTGTTTTGTGATTGGATTTTCTGCGACACTCGTAAGTGTGTAGTATCCAGAAAATCTAGGTGCTTTCACGTCCGGTTCGCTTTCCTTTTTTTCGGTTGCGCAGCTGCTTAAAAAGAGGCCTAGCATTAAAGCGATGATGTAATATGTGTGTTTCATAGTAAAATAGTATTTGCAAAGATAGTGCCCAGAAGATTAACTGTCATTCTGTCGAGTCTAGCATTTTATGCATATACCACATAGGGCGGTATTCATCATGTAATAATGTAAAGTCTAGTTTTTGCTGTTCTGTTTTTTGAAATCCTAATTTCTTATAAAATTGCTGTGCTTGCGTATGTTTATCCATAGCGTCTAGCCAGATCAGGGTGTGTTTTTGTGCTATTGCAATTTGTTCTGCATAACCCATCAGAGCATAGCCAACACCTTTGCCTTGAACAGATGTGTCTAGGTATATACGATGTACTTTAAAAGCTTTGTGAGATGCTAGCGGTGCATACTCGCAGTCATCAATGAGCTTTAATATACCTACTATCTTATCGTTATAGTGCACAAAGTAGTATAGGCTATTATCATCACTAAGCTCTTGAGCTAAGTTTTTTTTGCCATAAATCTGATCGAGATACCATAAGCCTTCGTCTTTCCAAAAATGCGCATATGCAGATGGATACACCCTCTTCATCAAATTATATAAACGTTCTTGATCTATAAGCTCAATAGACGTTAGTGTAATATGTGAATTTACCTGTATCAATATGGCAATGTCTA
This window harbors:
- a CDS encoding DUF3078 domain-containing protein, encoding MRTYLFIILLATSSILVAQTKTKKKDSLPDGWKSKGLAELLFSQSAFNKEWQGGGTSNIAGNFNISWDLNYKRNKLAWDTRLTSILGLAATKDQKFVRKTTDRLELNSLVGSRINKSNWYYSGVFNFRTQMAPGYEFFDRNVLDEEGEIINTVQDRREITDAFSPAYIQAGPGILWKKSNDFTINLAPATSRLIFVHSKFTRVDESDPEAVAAYEPFFGVEANENTRFELGSSLSVYYKEELFENVVFENTLNLYADYLEKVKNVDLDYTLNVAMQVNKYVTTNLALQLIYDENAVSGLQVREVLGVGLKYAFLEWKS
- a CDS encoding DUF2480 family protein; amino-acid sequence: MAEEIINRVAGSKLITFDLEDLYPKGKRETLDISEWLDQGFILRETQFRESIKNHDWQQYKGSFVALHCSTDAIVPAWAYMLVSTQLQDIAQKTIVGSLELLETVLYTTAIANLDTTPYQGVPLIVKGCSNKPVPPNAYLLLIEKLQPVVRSLMFGEACSTVPLFKKRA
- a CDS encoding DUF59 domain-containing protein: MHMEVNTEELGDKIVRVLKTIYDPEIPVDIYELGLIYDVFVNEDMDTKILMTLTTPNCPVAETLPLEVEEKVKSLKEVKDCEVEITFDPPWTQDLMSEEAKLELGML
- a CDS encoding SufE family protein — encoded protein: MASIQEIQDEIVDEFSMFEDWMQRYEYMIDLGKSLPMIDDQFKTDDYIIKGCQSKVWVHADMKDGEIAFTADSDAIITKGIIAILIRAFSGQPPQAIIDADTSFIDEIGLKDHLSPTRANGLVSMIKQIKLYAVAYQTQLN
- a CDS encoding META domain-containing protein codes for the protein MKHTYYIIALMLGLFLSSCATEKKESEPDVKAPRFSGYYTLTSVAENPITKQGITFNIENQKRRITGFSGCNSYNAAFTLTKDKLDITDPLSTKKACPAEAMDLEKKIFQNLLKVNRYTLKNGTLTLYNKDQVLFKATSTAI
- a CDS encoding GNAT family N-acetyltransferase; its protein translation is MIQVNSHITLTSIELIDQERLYNLMKRVYPSAYAHFWKDEGLWYLDQIYGKKNLAQELSDDNSLYYFVHYNDKIVGILKLIDDCEYAPLASHKAFKVHRIYLDTSVQGKGVGYALMGYAEQIAIAQKHTLIWLDAMDKHTQAQQFYKKLGFQKTEQQKLDFTLLHDEYRPMWYMHKMLDSTE